A stretch of DNA from Microlunatus sp. Gsoil 973:
CGGACAGCGAACCCAGCGCACCGAGGACACAGGCGCCCAGGTCCGCACCGGTTGAGGCGATCACCCGTGCGGTGAAGGTGGAGGCGTTGAAGCCGTGATCGATGGTGGAGATCAGGTACGCGTTGACCGCCTGCCACTGCCGCTCGTCGGGTTCCACCCCGGTCAGCATCCAGAGGTAGTTCGCGGCGTGGTCCAGATCATCCCGCGGCTCGATGGGTTCCAGATCCTGCTGGAGGCGGTACAGCGCGGTCACCAGCACCGGCGTGATGGCGCCGATCCGGATCGCGGCCTGCCTGCGGTCGTCCTCCGACTGGTCGTAGAGCGGGGCGAAGCCGTACGCCGGCACGGCCAGTGCCAGTGCGGCCCGCAACCCGCCGAGCAGGTCGGAGCCGGCAGACAGCCGGGCGATCGTCGGCAACTCGGCGGCGACGGCCTCCGGCAGGCGTCGGACCGGCCGGACCAGGCGGGCGAAGGACTCCCTCTCGGCCGCGTCGGGGAGTCGGCCGTTGGTCATCAACTGCCAGACGTCCTCGAACGGCCTACGCGTAGCCAGTTCGACCGCCGAGTACTGCCGATAGTGGTAGAAGCCCTCGAGCCCGCGGACGTCGCCCAGTGCGGTCTCCGCGGCCACCACCCCGGCCAGACCTGGCGGCACATCGATCAGGCGGTCGTCCATCCGGTCCCGGGGCGGTCGTTTCGTGGTATCCATGGCGCTCCTTCGTCAGGACACCACTGTCATACTTGACGTGCAGGTTGATCAACATTGATCGAATCAATGTGTGGCCGCGGGAGGTGTGCACTGTGACCGAATCCACAGGACTCGGACCCGGTGGCTGGACCGCTGCGGAGACCGCAGCGCGGCTCGGCGTGAAGCCGGAGACGTTGTACGCCTACGTGTCCCGCGGCCTGCTCTCCCGCCGTCGGACCGGCCACGGATCGGTGTTCGATCCGATCGAGGTCGAGCGGTTCGCCGCAACCCGGCGGCGGAGCAGCGCCGATCGGCCGGCTGTGGTGATCCGCGAGGGTCGGCCGAGCGGTGGACCGTTGATGACGATCGAGACCGACGTCGCGCTGATCGAGGACGACATGCTCTACTACCGCGGTCGGTCTGCGCCCGAACTGGCCCGCACCGAACGCTTCGAGGCCGTCTGCGGTTGGCTGTGGACCGGTGAGTTCGAGCGCGACCATCGCTTCACCCCGCTGCCCGGTGCGGTCGATGCCGTACGCCGGGTGCTCGCGGTGCTGCCCGTCGGGGCGTCGTTGTCGGATCGGGTCCAGGTGATGGTGCCGGTGATCGCCGGTCTGGATCCGCTGCGCGAGGTCCTTGCACCGGAATCGATCGCCGTTCGGATCGGCGGCCTCCTGGCGACCCTGGTGCGTGGCCTGGATGACCAGTCGCAGCCACGGCCGACAATCGCCGAGCAACTGACCGGCGTGCTGAGCCGGGTCGATCGCGATGAAGGTCTGGTCCGAACCGTCAACGCCGCTCTGGTGCTGCTGGTCGATCATGACCTCGCGGCCTCGACGATGGCGGCCCGCACGGCGGCCTCGGCCCGCGCCCATCCGTACGCGGTGGTGCTCAGCGGGCTCGGAGCGCTGGACTCCGCGCTGCACGGAAACGCCAGCCGGGCCGCTTACCGGATGCTCGCCCGGGTGATCGCCGGTGAGGACGCCAGGGCAGTGATCGCCCGGACACTGGCGGCAGGGCGGCCCGGAGTGCCGGGCTTCGGGCACCGGATCTATCGCGCGACCGACCCGCGCGCGGAGTTGATCTTCGATCTGCTCGACACCCTGCTCGAGGACCTGCCCGCCGCCGGTCCGGCATGCGCGGCCGCCGCGGCCGTGACGAGAATCGTCGCCGACCGCGGCGCCATGTTCCGCAATGTCGATCTTGGTCTGGCCACCCTGGCACTGGCCGCCGGGATGCCGGAGGACGGCGGTGAGGTGATCTTCAGCATCGCCAGGATCGGCGGCTGGATCGCGCACGCCATCGACGAGTATCAGCAGACACCGCTCCGACTCCGCCCGGTCGGCCGGTACGTCGGCCCCTGATCGTCGCGGTGGTCAGGCAGCGTCCAGCTCGGCCAGCTCCTCGTCGGTGAGCTTGAGGTCCAGCGTGCCGAGGGCCTCGTCGACCTGCTCGACCGAGCTCGCGCCGAAGATCGGCAGCATCCGTGCGCGCCGGTCCGGTAGGTCGGAAAGAGCGGCGGTGCTGCTGCCGTCGCGATAGACGACGTTGCTGCGCGGGTTGGACAGATGCCAGGCCATGACGACCTGATTGACGGTGCCGCCGTGATCATGAGCGATCCGGTGCGCCAGCTGGAGCCGCCGAAGGCTGTCGGGGTGGTCGTACGGATCCCGGACCGGCATCCACGGGCGGGCCAGTTGCCCGCCCTGCTGCGGGGAGTAGGTGGTGATCGTCAGCCCCGGTTGGGCTGCGACGTAGTCGATGGCCTCGGAGGTGACAAGAGTGTTCTCGGCCTCGCCCGGCTTCGGCCAGTAGATCGAGTGCTGCTGTTGCCACGCGCCGAACTCGGCCCTGCCGTGTCGGCGACTGTGTTCCCGGGCAACCGCGAGCCGCCAGGTCGCGGTGTTCGACATGCCGGGGATCTGGATCAGGCCCTCGTCCACCAATGACGAGAAGAGGTCGGCGATCTCGGTGATGTCGAGGTTCCGGTCGTCGACGTGTCCGTAGTAGACGCCGACCCGGTCGACGCCGAGATTGGCCAGGCTCTTGGTCAGTTCGCGTCGGACGACCTCCGGCGCCAGTCCTTCGTAGTTGGTCGGCGGGGTGCCGCTCAGCGGCCTGTCCGGACTGATCTTGCCGGCCCCGCACTTGGTCGCGACGACGACCTCGTCGGCGACCCGCCGGCTGGCGATCCAGCGACCGAGCACGCGTTCGCTGTCGCCGGCCACCGAGCCGAGTTCCGGTGTCCAGTCCCCGTAGTTGTTCGCGGTGTCGAAGAACCGGCCACCGCCTTCCCAGAAGCGGTCGAGGACAGCGAACGAGGTGGCCTCGTCCTGCCGGACGCCAAGATTCATGATGCCCATGCAGAGTGCGGTGACCTCGAGATCGGTGCTGCCGCTATGCAGAATTCGTGTCTCCATGACCGCCACGATAAAGGAGATATTGGTCTGGATACCCGATCCAATCGAGTTATAGGATCCCATACCAATATGACTGGAGTCTCCACTGCCGGGTTGACGCTGGATCTCGGCGATGACGGTCCGATGACGCGTCGGCTGACCACCGCGCTCCGGGACGCGGTGCGCGACGGCCGGCTGCCGCCCGGGACGGCATTGCCGCCCAGCCGGCAGTTCGCCGCCGAGATCGGCTGCAGTCGCTGGGTGGTCACCGAGGCGTACGGACAACTGGTCGCCGAGGGTTATCTCCAGGCGACCACCGGTGCGGCGACCCGGGTTCGCGATATCCGTGGTGCCACGCCGCTCCGTCCACTGGGTATCCCGCCCGCAGAACCGAGACCGCGGTTCGACCTGGCTCCCGGGATCCCGGACCTCTCCGCGTTCCCGAGGACGCGGTGGGCCGAGGCGTACCGCAGGGCGGTGCTCGCCCGGCCGACCGGGCTGCTGGCCGATCGCACCCCGATCGGCATCGCCGACGCGCGCGCGGTGATCACCGACTATCTGGTCCGCACCCGACAGGTCCGCGAGGACCCGACACAGGTGATGGTCAGCAACGGCGCAGGCGCCTCGGTCGGCTGGCTTGCCCGCGTGCTGGTCAGGCTCGGACACCGGCGGATCGGCGTGGAGGATCCCTCCTGGCCCGGACTGCGTGATGCCGCCCGCCGTGCCGGACTCGAGGTCGTACCGATCCCCGTCGACAATCACGGCTTGCAGGTCTCCCGGCTCGACGATCATCCGGGGATCCGGGCGGTGATCACCACGCCCGCCCACCAGTTCCCGATGGGGGTCGCGCTGTCGCCGGACCGGCGGCTGGAACTGATCGACTGGGCCGAACGGGTCGGCGGCCTGGTGATCGAGGACGACTACGACGCCGAGTACCGCTACGACCGGCGCCCGGTGGGCAGCCTGCAGGGGATGGCGCCGGATCGCGTCGTTCTGGTCGGTTCGGTCTCCAAGTCCCTCGGCCCGGCGGTGAATCTCGGCTGGGTGATCATGCCCCAGTGGTTGATCATGAGGATCCTCGCCGGTGACCTGGAAACCGGTGTCGGACCGTCGGTCTTCGGGCTCGAAGCCTTCGCGATCATGATCAACGAGGGTTGGTACGAGCGGCACCTGCGGGGAATGCGCACCGCCTATCGCAAGCGTCGGGAGGCCGTTGCTGCCGCCATCGAGGAAATGTTGCCCGACTGCCGGATCTCCGGGATGGCGGCGGGCCTGCACCTGCTGTTGGAACTGCCGGCCGGAACCGACGCCGATGGGGTGGTGGACCGGGCGGCCGCACAGCAGGTCGGTGTGGTGTCCATCGATCGCTACCGACTGCGATCCGGGCGGAACCCGGCTCTGGTGATCGGGTACGGCAATCTGCGGAGCGGTCGTGAGCGGGAGGCGGTCGGGCTGTTGGCTCGGGCGATCCGCCGGACCTGACCCGACCACGCCCTACGAACGGCGCTAGGCCGGTTGCCCGCTGAGCCTCGGTACGTCGCTGAGCAATCGCCGGGTGTACTCGTGGTGCGGATCGAAGATCACCTGCTCGGCCGGGCCCTGCTCGACCATCACCCCGTGTTCCATCACCAGCACCTGATCGGCGATGTAATTGGCCTGCCCGATGTCGTGGGTGATGAACAGGATCGTCATTCCCAGCTCGTCGCGCAGATCAGTGAGCACGTTGAGGATGTTGACCCGCAGTGAGGCGTCCAACATCGAGGTCGCTTCGTCGGCGATCAACAGCTTGGGCCGCATCATCAGCGCCCGGGCGATCATCACCCGCTGACGCTGGCCACCGGAGAGCTGGTGAGGAAACCGGTCCAGCACGTCGGCCCCGTACAAGCCGACATGGTTCAGGGACTCCTCCATCCGCGCCTCGGCAGTCGCACGGTCACCGATCAACCGGAAGGACCGGCTCAACAACCGTCGTACGTTGAAGAACTGGTTGTAGGCACTGAACGGGTCCTGGAAGACCGCCTGTACGTCCTTCCAGTAGTCCGCGCGGGCCGGACCAGTGATGGTGGTGACGTCCTTGCCGTTGAACTCCAGCGTTCCCTCAGTGACCGGTAGCAGCCGCAGCACCATTCGGGCCAGGGTCGACTTGCCCGAGCCGCTCTCACCGACGACTGTGGTGATCTGGCCCTCATTGAGGGAGAAGTTCACCTGCTTCACGGCCTCGACCAGATGCTTGCCACGGCCGAAACGCCGAGTTACACCGGTGCCGCGGAAGATCACCTTCTTCGCGCTGTCCCCGACCGGTGTCGACGGTGTTGCCTCGGCGGCCGGAACCGACTGCGCTTGACCTCGACCGTTGACGCTCATCGGGCACCTTCCTCGACCATCGCAAGATCATCGTCGGCGGCGACGTTGGTGGCCTCTTCGACCGGGACCACGCGGTCGACCGGGACCGGGACGCCCGGATTCTGCTGGGCCCACCAGCAGGTTGAGAACCTCAACTCATCGCCGACCTCCGGAGGGTCGTCTGTCTTGCAGACATCCATCGCCAGTCCGCAGCGCGGATGGAACCGGCAGCCCGACGGCGGGCGGAGCAGATTCGGCGGTGAGCCGGGGATTCCCTTGACCCGCTTGCGCCGGAAGGACGGCTCCGGGACCAGCACCGAGTTCAGCAGCGCTGCGGAGTACGGGTGTCGGGGCTCGGTCGAGATCTGCTCGGCGTCGCCGATTTCGGCGATCTTGCCGGCATACATGACCGCGATGCGGTTCGACACGGTTCGCAGCACCGGCAAATCGTGAGTGATGAAGACCACACCCGACATGATCTTGTTCTCCAGCATCTGCAGGAGCATCTCGATCAGGGCCTTCTGGCTTGACACGTCCAGTGCCGAGGTCGGCTCGTCGGCGATCAGCAGCCGCGGGTTCAGCAGGGTCGAGATGACGGTCACGACCCGCTGCTTCATGCCGCCGGAGAGTTGGTGCGGGTAGGCGTCGAGGGCCCGCACCGGCAGGCCCAACTCGTCGAAACGATCACGCGCCCGGTCCAGCGCCTCGGACCGTTTCACGCCCCGGTCGTGCGCCCGCATCACATCGAAGACAAGATCGCGGACTCGCATGGTCGGGCTGATCGAGTTCATCGCACCTTGCGGCAGCATCGAAACCACTGATCCGCGCCAGGTCCGTGGCAACTTCGACCGGGGACCGAGGTGCTGTTGCTTTCCGTCGACCTCCAGCGTGCCGTGTTCGACGACCAGCGGTTCGCGGGCGGTCAGCGAGAGGATGGCGCCGAGCGTCGATTTGCCGCAGCCGGACTCACCGGCGATGCCCAGCACTTCTCCCTCGTTGATCGAGATGGACACGTCGTCGACCGCGACCACCCGGTTGCCGTCAGGGGTGTAGTACGCGGCCCGCAGGTTGTGGGCATCGAGCAGCCGGAGCCCGGTCGCCCGTGAACGGCTGGTGTACTCGGTCATGATCGATCTCCCTCGAGGACCGGTTCGCTGACGACCCCGGCAGCCGGAATGGCCGCCGGCGTGCCGGCGACGGCCAGCCGGCGCTTGGACCGGCCGCGCCGCAGCCGCGGGTTGAAGACCTCGTCCAGGCTGGCCTGCAACAGCAGCAGCGAGAAGGCGATCAAGGTCAACATCAGCGTCGGGGGCAGGAAGGCCCACCAGGCGCCGGT
This window harbors:
- a CDS encoding citrate synthase/methylcitrate synthase, with the protein product MDTTKRPPRDRMDDRLIDVPPGLAGVVAAETALGDVRGLEGFYHYRQYSAVELATRRPFEDVWQLMTNGRLPDAAERESFARLVRPVRRLPEAVAAELPTIARLSAGSDLLGGLRAALALAVPAYGFAPLYDQSEDDRRQAAIRIGAITPVLVTALYRLQQDLEPIEPRDDLDHAANYLWMLTGVEPDERQWQAVNAYLISTIDHGFNASTFTARVIASTGADLGACVLGALGSLSGPLHGGAPSRALDTLDAIGSPERIDSWVRDAVSSGQRIMGFGHPIYRTEDPRSAMLKQIARGFGGPLVDFAIAVENGVQQVLDELKPGRGLHTNVEFYAGVVMELCGIPRQMFTPTFAAARVIGWTAHILEQAQNSKIIRPSSRYVGPPPPQPFD
- a CDS encoding citrate synthase, with product MTESTGLGPGGWTAAETAARLGVKPETLYAYVSRGLLSRRRTGHGSVFDPIEVERFAATRRRSSADRPAVVIREGRPSGGPLMTIETDVALIEDDMLYYRGRSAPELARTERFEAVCGWLWTGEFERDHRFTPLPGAVDAVRRVLAVLPVGASLSDRVQVMVPVIAGLDPLREVLAPESIAVRIGGLLATLVRGLDDQSQPRPTIAEQLTGVLSRVDRDEGLVRTVNAALVLLVDHDLAASTMAARTAASARAHPYAVVLSGLGALDSALHGNASRAAYRMLARVIAGEDARAVIARTLAAGRPGVPGFGHRIYRATDPRAELIFDLLDTLLEDLPAAGPACAAAAAVTRIVADRGAMFRNVDLGLATLALAAGMPEDGGEVIFSIARIGGWIAHAIDEYQQTPLRLRPVGRYVGP
- a CDS encoding aldo/keto reductase, producing METRILHSGSTDLEVTALCMGIMNLGVRQDEATSFAVLDRFWEGGGRFFDTANNYGDWTPELGSVAGDSERVLGRWIASRRVADEVVVATKCGAGKISPDRPLSGTPPTNYEGLAPEVVRRELTKSLANLGVDRVGVYYGHVDDRNLDITEIADLFSSLVDEGLIQIPGMSNTATWRLAVAREHSRRHGRAEFGAWQQQHSIYWPKPGEAENTLVTSEAIDYVAAQPGLTITTYSPQQGGQLARPWMPVRDPYDHPDSLRRLQLAHRIAHDHGGTVNQVVMAWHLSNPRSNVVYRDGSSTAALSDLPDRRARMLPIFGASSVEQVDEALGTLDLKLTDEELAELDAA
- a CDS encoding PLP-dependent aminotransferase family protein → MTGVSTAGLTLDLGDDGPMTRRLTTALRDAVRDGRLPPGTALPPSRQFAAEIGCSRWVVTEAYGQLVAEGYLQATTGAATRVRDIRGATPLRPLGIPPAEPRPRFDLAPGIPDLSAFPRTRWAEAYRRAVLARPTGLLADRTPIGIADARAVITDYLVRTRQVREDPTQVMVSNGAGASVGWLARVLVRLGHRRIGVEDPSWPGLRDAARRAGLEVVPIPVDNHGLQVSRLDDHPGIRAVITTPAHQFPMGVALSPDRRLELIDWAERVGGLVIEDDYDAEYRYDRRPVGSLQGMAPDRVVLVGSVSKSLGPAVNLGWVIMPQWLIMRILAGDLETGVGPSVFGLEAFAIMINEGWYERHLRGMRTAYRKRREAVAAAIEEMLPDCRISGMAAGLHLLLELPAGTDADGVVDRAAAQQVGVVSIDRYRLRSGRNPALVIGYGNLRSGREREAVGLLARAIRRT
- a CDS encoding ABC transporter ATP-binding protein; amino-acid sequence: MSVNGRGQAQSVPAAEATPSTPVGDSAKKVIFRGTGVTRRFGRGKHLVEAVKQVNFSLNEGQITTVVGESGSGKSTLARMVLRLLPVTEGTLEFNGKDVTTITGPARADYWKDVQAVFQDPFSAYNQFFNVRRLLSRSFRLIGDRATAEARMEESLNHVGLYGADVLDRFPHQLSGGQRQRVMIARALMMRPKLLIADEATSMLDASLRVNILNVLTDLRDELGMTILFITHDIGQANYIADQVLVMEHGVMVEQGPAEQVIFDPHHEYTRRLLSDVPRLSGQPA
- a CDS encoding ABC transporter ATP-binding protein; its protein translation is MTEYTSRSRATGLRLLDAHNLRAAYYTPDGNRVVAVDDVSISINEGEVLGIAGESGCGKSTLGAILSLTAREPLVVEHGTLEVDGKQQHLGPRSKLPRTWRGSVVSMLPQGAMNSISPTMRVRDLVFDVMRAHDRGVKRSEALDRARDRFDELGLPVRALDAYPHQLSGGMKQRVVTVISTLLNPRLLIADEPTSALDVSSQKALIEMLLQMLENKIMSGVVFITHDLPVLRTVSNRIAVMYAGKIAEIGDAEQISTEPRHPYSAALLNSVLVPEPSFRRKRVKGIPGSPPNLLRPPSGCRFHPRCGLAMDVCKTDDPPEVGDELRFSTCWWAQQNPGVPVPVDRVVPVEEATNVAADDDLAMVEEGAR